A section of the Malania oleifera isolate guangnan ecotype guangnan chromosome 2, ASM2987363v1, whole genome shotgun sequence genome encodes:
- the LOC131149610 gene encoding uncharacterized protein LOC131149610 — translation MSSTSRAWMVAATVGAVEALKDQGFCRWNYALRSLTQHANRNFRSFAQTSKLSSSSVASDNKFKREEMGKQSEESLRQVMYLSCWGPN, via the coding sequence atgaGTTCAACAAGCAGGGCATGGATGGTGGCAGCCACGGTTGGGGCAGTGGAGGCGTTGAAAGATCAGGGGTTCTGCAGATGGAACTACGCCCTCAGATCCCTCACCCAACACGCCAACCGCAATTTCAGGTCCTTTGCTCAGACCAGCAAGCTCTCATCTTCGTCTGTCGCCAGCGACAACAAATTTAAGAGAGAGGAGATGGGGAAGCAATCGGAGGAGTCACTGAGACAAGTGATGTACTTGAGCTGTTGGGGTCCCAATTGA